ATGCAGAGCACCGAAAGTTCTAGGAGTAGTGGCTCATGGACGTGTAGCAACAGGAAGAGCACCACAACCAGCAGCAGGATTTGGAAGAGGGACCGCCCTTCACCCCGACCGGCCATGAGAGCCCGCCGGATCTCCGGCCCAGATCTTCCTTACCCTCCGGCATACCCCACCCGAACCGCGCCGCGATTCAGACCAAGCCTGGCACAACGATCGATGCGAGAGCAACGGCGAAGCAGACCCATACGAAGTATTTGAAGATCCCTCCCCTCTCTTCTGCCCCAAAAAGATGAGAACCATTGACAGCGCAAAGGCGATCTGCGACAGGGCAGGCCAATACTCGCCTTCGAACGAAAAGTACAGGGCACCGATGACAAAGATAATCCCGGAAAACCCCTACCAACCGCCTTCTCATGAGGGGAAACGTCAGCCTTATAAGCTCACGCAAACTGCGAGATCACCGCTGCCAGCACTCCTGTCCCTAGAGACACCCAAAACACAACGGCCAGAATACCTCCCTTTCTTTCCCCCCCAGCGGCTATACACCATAGCGCCACAGCGAAACCAAGACTGGAGAGAGAAAACCAGTAAGATACAGTGAACACACCTACAACGGCCGCGATGAGGAACCCCACCGACGCTGAGATCGCCCGCCGGTTCGTGGGGGTGGATTGTCGTCTGTTTCCCATGAAAGTATTATCTCACCCGCAAGGATTCCGGCAACAACGCCTTATGCCGACCGGGCATCCGACCAACGCACACGACAAACACACGCCGCAAGCCCATTTAGCGGGAGTGGCGACACACTCCGCGCACGACCTAGCGCAACCCACGCAGGCGGAAGCAACTGTGGCTACGCAGATCCAACTCCCCCTGCAGCATCCACATCCGCGGGGCTGGGTGTTAGAAGTAGCTCCGCGATAGAGGCAACGACGCTTCGCTGCCGACCGTCCACGCTCTCGGTCTCCTTCCAAACTCTTCACCAGACACACATCCGAGGAGCGTGGCTTCAGATCGGCAGGTCCCGATTGGCCAGTCGGTTTCGTAGTAGACGATGTTTTATCCTCGGAGATAGTCCAAGAGACGGCGGTCAAGACTGTACCGTTCTCAAGCGTGTGGCGCACCGCGAACGTTCCCTTTGTCAGAAGTTCCGAGCCAGCCTAAAGGCTGCTCACATCTGGGCTGTTGGCAGCTGAACTCAAAGCCTTCCTCCGGTCCGCGACGGCCAAGATCACCCCGACCGAGGCCGAGAAGCCCAGTTGAGCGACAGCCAATACAGCAGGCCAACGAGCACACTCTAGTGCATCGATGCACGGCCCTTGCGCTCCGGCTTAACAAGCCCTGGAATAACACCGCCTTATGCCGAATGGCCACTCGACGCCTCAGATTGAGGCTGCTACGGCGCTCGCCAAGATACCGACGATGAAGCAGGCTGACGTGAGATAGTCGAGAGCACCCCCTTTCTCTTGTGCCCCAAAGAAGATCAGGACCAGACCAGCCGCGAAAGCGATTTGCGAGAGGAAGAGCCAGTAATAGCCGTTGAGCAAACAGAAGAGGGCGCCAACGCCGCAACCGATCCCCAAGATCCCCGGTAACAGCTTTCTCATGAGGGGGACGCCAACCTTATAAGCTCACGCAAACTGCGAGATCACCGCTGCCAGCACTCCTGTCCCTAGAGACACCCAAAACACAACGGCCAGAATACCTCCCTTTCTTTCCCCCCCAGCGGCTATACACCATAGCGCCACAGCGAAACCAAGACTGGAGAGAGAAAACCAGTAAGATACAGTGAACACGCCTACAACGGCCGCGATGAGGAACCCCACCGACGCTGAGATCGCCCGCCGGTTCGTGGGGGTGGATTGTCGTCTGTTTCCCATGAAAGTATTATCTCACCCGCAAGGATTCCGGCAACAACGCCTTATGCCGACCGGGCATCCGACCAACGCACACGACAAACACACGCCGCAAGCCCATTTAGCGGGAGTGGCGACACACTCCGCGCACTGCTTGGCGCAACTCACACAGGCGGAACCGACTGTGGCTACGCAGCCCCAACTCCACCTGCAGCATCCACATCCGCGCTCAAGTTGACTGTTAGAAGCCGCTCCTGCCGCGGCAACGACGCTTCGCTGCCGGCCGTTTACGCTTGTGGCCTTGAGAACGTAGGCCTCCTCCGGGATGACCTCTATGCGCATGGCCTGCGATCTGTAATTGCCGATTGCTCGCGCGGGCAGGAAATAGATAAGCAACTGGCTGCCTACGACCCAGGAGACCGAGGTCACGGTGTTGCCATCGGTGTAGGTATAACGGGCGCCTACTATTCGGTCCGCGGCAGGAGGGCTCTCCGGCCAGACGTTCTTCACGTCCTTACTGGCAGTAGCCCTGGTTATGGCCTCCCGAAGATCTTCTCCTTTCAACGGCTCGGACGAAACCACCTTTTTGCGGTTTAAGGGATGCACCCATGCTGCAGCGTCGGCCATCCTGGCGAAGACTTCCGTGCCGGAGAGAACGGACACGGCGAGCGTCACGCCTCCCAAGCCCTTCAGGAAACGGGCACGACTGAAGCCGGGCCTGGCCTGGGTGGAAATCCCTTCAGGTTCCGTGTTCGCACCCAGCGCCTTCATGATCCGCCAGGTGCCACGAATCCCCAGCCTCCGACTCAACGCCACTCCCATCCGCACACCCGTCCAGGCCTTCACGTGGCCGTTCTCCACCTCGATCAGCGTCGGCGCCCAAGGTGCATCCTTGCCCAACGCCTGCTCCCGCCAGTGCTCGACCTGCGGGTCGTAAAGGCTTCTGACCTCCAGCCTCTCTCCGACCGCCTCCTCGATCCTCCGCGCCAGAGCGCTGCACGCCCCACATCCGGCGTCGTAGCCCAGAATGAGCCGCCTGCCCTTCATTCTCTGCTCCCCCTATGCTCCTCTCTTCCGCATCCTGTACGGAGAGCACCTTAGAGCAGGAGCTTCACGGGCACATCATCCTCGAGGTATGAATTTCGGTATGAATTTTTCTCATACCATTCTCTAGAGTGCATCAGGAGCTCATGTGGTCGATGTAACGGTCCGTGTCGCCCGTGTCACGCAGATACAGCCCCACGTAATAGCGGACAAAAGCGCTTGTCTGACCAGCCCCAAACGCTGCACCGTCTGAGAGCTCGACGACACCGGGCATGAGGTGTGCGCCCAAAGCCAGCGTCAGGGCAGTGACTATTCCCCCAGCGAAAGCCTCCCCGATACCGACCCACGCTTTGCTCGGTGTCAGGCGTCTCAAAGCTCGAAGTACGAATCCGTCGATCAGGAAATCAAAGAGGAGTACGGATGCCGTGGAGGCCATCACCACCAGCCACAGCAGACCCGATAGCCCGGTGCTGATCACCGCCTGCGGGTACAAGAAACCTATCGCCAGCAGCGCCACCCCCGAGGTGATGGCAGTTGCAGCGACGAAAGCCGTTGCAAACATCAAAAAGACGCCGGCCGTGGTCGCCAGAAGTACGGGTGCAATACTAAGAACTCCGAAAACAATGAGCGCAGCGATGCAGGCTTTTAGTATGTACTCTACCGGAACGATGACGCTCTGTCTCCCTCGCTAAAAGCTATCTCATTGCTCTCTATCAGTACCTTCGAATTTCATCCTGACCAGAATCCAAACTACCAGTGCCACGAGTGCTGCGATCAGTAATACGAACACCCAATCTGGGGCATTCAGCCGGTTAGCTACGAAGTTCAGCAGAACGAGAAGCGTTAAGGCGAGAAGCCTCTTGCCGTTATGGGTCTTTGGTATCGGTCTCAAAAAGAACCTTCCTTTCCGCACATCCACAGTCCCAAAAGATTTACCGCAGATGGCCTACGGTGCGATATTACGTTTGTTTGGTGGATTTGTCGTGAGGCACACCGAGGCTATAGCCTCGGTGTGCCTCACCGCAACTAACCAGCACATGCCAACGAACAGTAAAGTTTTCGCGACAGCGTACCTCCTACTTAGTACTACAGTTGTAGATAATAGTGTGCTCTGGCATCATGCGCTCCTCAGGTAGAGGAGCATAAGGGAGGGCCTCTGATGCCACAGACGGTGGATCGGAAGACGCTACGCTCGTGGAGTGGGGGGTTGGATGCCGTGAGCGAGCGGATCGCCCCGCGCTTCGCCCGCTCCGAGCTTCGCGAGCGAGCACGATCCTACCTGCTGGGGCTGCTCTCTGGCGCAGAGCGCAAGAACTCCTGGCAGTTGGCCGAGGTGGCGGGAGACGCCACGCCCTACGGATTTCAGCACTTGCTGGGTCGAGCCAACTGGGATGCCGATCTCGTACGCGACGATCTCAGAGAATACGTACTCGAGCACCTGGGCGACGATGAGGGTGTTCTTATCGTCGACGAGACGGGCTTCATCAAGAAGGGAGAGATGAGCGTAGGCGTCAAGCGCCAGTACACCGGAACGGCCGGCAAGACGGAGAACTGCCAGGTTGGGGTGTTTTTGTGCTATGCCTCCCGTAGGGGCCAGGCCTTCATAGACCGGGAGCTGTATCTGCCCGAGGAGTGGGCCGAAGACAAGCAACGACGCAAGAGAGCCGGAGTACCAGAAGAGGTTGGGATGCGCACCAAGCCCGAGTTGGCCAAGGAGATGCTAGAGAGGGCTCTTGGTGCGGGAGTGGAGGCTGGGTGGGTGGTGGCCGACAGTGTCTATGGGGACAGCAGACGCCTCGGGATGTTCCTCGAAGAGAGGGAGCAGCCCTACGTGCTGGCCCTCTCGGGCAAGGCTCACGTGTGGGCCGGCTTCTACCAGCACCGGCTAAGCACGGTGCTCGAATCTTTACAGCAAGGAGACCCGGGGCTGGAAGAAGCCGGGGGAGGTTGGAAGCGCCTCTCGGCCGGAGACGGCTCCAAAGGCCCCCGCCTCTACGACTGGCTGAGACTCCCGCTGAACCCTCCCATGCAAGAAGGCTTCGAGAGATGGCTACTTGTGCGCCGCTCCATCGAAGATCCGGAAGAACCAAGCGCCTACACGGTCTTCGCTCCCAAGGGTACGCCGCTCGAAAAGCTGGCGAAGGTTGCCGGCATGCGCTGGCGGGTGGAGATTGGCTTCGAAGAGGCCAAGGGGGAGGTGGGCCTCTCCCACTACGAGGTAAGGAGCTGGCATGGATGGTACCGACACATAACCCTTACCCTCTTCGCGCATGCTTTTCTCGCCGTCATCCGGGCCAAAGGGATAGACATCGAATCATCACAGGAAAAGGGGGCTCCGAAACCAGAGGGCACCGACAGCCTGCTGGCCTTCAAGAGAAAGCGAGGGCTCTCGTAGAGTTGACGGTCTCCGAAGTGCGCAAGCTCCTGTGGCGGTTGGTGCTGAGCCGACGACCGCCGCGCTGGGAAGAAGTGCTCTGTTGGTCGCAATGGCGTCGACATCATCAGGCTGTAGCCAGGCGCTGCCATTACAAGCGGAGGGGTGCGTCTCCGGCATGAACTACAACTGTAGTACTAAATCCACGTTTGATGAGGACGATACAGCGGTCGAAATAGCCAAACTTGTCCGACACCCTACCTGCCCGTCAGCCGGCGAACCTCACCGAGATGTAGACGACGAAGGCCGCGAACGCCATGATGAGTGCCAGCACCAGCAGAAGTGCCAGCAGAATGCCGGCCACGATCGCCATACCGCGTACCACGGCCCTGCGCTGATCTACGGCCTCCTCCCACGTCTGCGGAGAGAAGAAGCCTGGGAATACGACCGTGGAGAGCACGATCCCGCCGAACCCCAGCGTAATGCCCAACGCGAACCTCTCGACGAAGGCCGGGATCTCCCACGGTATGGAAGGCGCCGCGGGCAACAACCACGCGGTCCACAGGTTGTAGGACACGACGAGCCCCAGGACCACTGTCGCCAAAGCTACCACTGCCAGCAGCGTACTGTGCCGTGCTGACCGGAGCGTCAGGTAGAACAGGCCGTCGCCCGTCAGGGCGCCCGCAAGAAACGGCAGCGCCCACGCGGCCGGGTCAAGTCCCACCAGCGCGAGCAAAGCACACAAGAGCGTCGCGCCGCCCAGGAAAACCAGACCCGCGTGATCCCAGAAGGTGGTTTCGTTCTCGGAAACGTGCCGCCGCTCCACTTCACCTTTCCCGACTCAACACTCTATCCTCCACGCCCGTGAAGGATACTGTACACTGTTCTTCCAGGGTATCCAGAAATCAGGGCTGATACCACAACACAACGCCGAAAAGCCGAGTACACGTTTCGCTTGCTAGCCAAGCACGGACTCTGAAATCAACACCGCCGTGCTTCATCACCGGAACACACCTCTGGCAGTTTAGCAACAGAGTTTGCGGTAGATATGCTACCCAACCACCTAACAATAATCACGATAGCAAGATACCCGTGCGATAGCCTGACAACCGCTTCTCTTATCAGGGTAGAGCCAGCAAGCTATTATGCCAGCAATTCCAAAATACCTGGCGATAAAGCATAGACCATTCACGCTGTAGAAGCAGAAGTTGAAGCGGTCACGCACGCATCTCCTGTAACCTCTACGGCAGGTACTCGCAAGAGAAGCCTCAGATCCACTCCGATAAGAAGCACCGGAGCTTTGCTGAGCGCTTTCTTCCAAGTACTGATCGACGCTCATCTTTTTGCCGTTTGACTTCACGACCGATTCGCCGACCAGACTCACCTTGCCAACGACTTGTCCCTTCTCATATGCAACTATCTCTACGTAGTTGCTATCAATGACTGTCTTATCGCTGTTTCTTGGGCTCATGGTCGCATAACGACAATACTGGACCCTGCCTGTACGCAGATCAACAAAGAACAAAGCAATTGCCGCCAAGCCGACGGAATCGCGCGTGCGCGCAGCTACACTAGCCATGCCTGTCTCCTCGAGAATTCCAAACCTAGCACTTGCGAAATCTATAGGCTTGTTCAGGTCACTCAGGATGTTCTTGTACTGGTAGGAATTGTGAACTATCTTCGCAATCCGTTGCCGCTGAGCTAGTGTGCCAGTTGTTATGAGTTGCGCCTGTGCAGTTGAAGCCACACCCCTCAGTGAAAGCAAGGGGAAAACAACTGCCAATCCACCCATAGCCTTGAGGAATCGCCCGCGGCTGATCCCGCTGGCCTCCTCCATGGAAGCCACCCCGGTCGAGGACGTTCCGGCCTCCCCCAGCGCCTGCATGACGCGCCAGGTGGCAGTCGGCCCGAGCCGCCGGGCAAGGGCCGCGCCCATCCATACACCCGTCCAAGCCCTGGCCTTATCCCCCGAAACTTCGATCAGCGTCGGCGCCCACGGGGCATCCTTGCCCAACGCCTGCTCCCGCCAGTGCTCGACCTGCGGGTCGTGGAGGCTCCTTACCTCAAGCCTCTCTCCGACCGCCTCCTCTATGCGCTGCGCCAGAGCGCTGCATGCCCCACACCCTCCGTCGTAGCCCAGAACGAGACGCCTGCCCCTCATGCTCTCTCCCCCTTCTCTCCTCTCTTCCGTATCCTGTACAGAGAGCACCTTAGAGCAGGAGCTTCACGGGCACATCATCCTTTTGGTATGAATTTCGGTATGAATTTTTCTCATACCCCCACACACGCAAGGAGCCGGAACCCTTGCTCTTTCGGGTCTCGGCGCGGTTCTCCGCTTGTGAGTGTTTCGCCGCGTGGGCAGGAACCATGAGGCTGCCGGGGGTGGGATCTACAAGAGTTTCAGGATGTCAGATCCCGTCGGGCGAAGATGAGCACCGAGAGTGATGCAGCTCAGCGAGTAAGCAGCCAGCACGAGCGCGGCCTGCTGAGGTTCTACGAGCTCTGCAGGGAGAGGACCGGACTGCGGAGCCAGAGCGCCCTGACCGAAAGCTGCCGCGAGGTCTGTAGAGTTGCGGCCGGGCAGCGCTCCAACAAAGGTCTCCAGGCGATCGTTGAAAGCCGCAAGGCCGGTCAGAAGGCCCTCCACGACGAGCAGGTAGACGAGCCCGATCCCAACGCTCAGGGCGCCGCTGCGAAGCAAGACGGCGAGGAAGAGGCCCATGTAGGCGTTGGTGGCGAGGATCAGCCAGCCCGCCCCGAGCGCTTCGAGCCACCGGCCTGCAGATGGCCAGCTTACGGGGGCTCCTTCGGCGAGGGAGACCGAGTAGCTGCACAGGGCGCCGAGCACCAGGCCGGCGGCAGCGCTGACGAGCACTACGACCCCGACCGCGGTTACTTTGCCCGCGAGCACAGAGAGCCTACCCGGACGCTGCGTCAGGACGATCTTCAGGGTATCCCATCCGTATTCGCCGCTGACAGACAGCGCGCCGAAGATAAGGGCCACCCCTGCGCCGATCCCTCCGAACGACCGCAGGGTGGTGGCCAGCACGTTTCGCGGGTAGAGCTCGGCGACAGCGCCCTTTGCCGCGACCGGTGCATCCTGCCGGGGTCCCTGCGAGGAAGCCCCGCCGTCCAGCGCCGTGAGCAGCAGATATGTAAGCAGATACCCCAAAAGCACGATCGAGAGCCCGAAGATCGTCCAGAGGATCCACGTCGCCGGGCGCTTCCTGAGCTTGAGCAGCTCCGCCGCGAAGCTCGCGAGCATCAGACCACTTCCTCTGCAGTAAGTTCCAGGAAGACCTCCTCCAGCGACTGCTCCGCCGGCCTGAGCTCGCTGACGTCCAGGCCCGCTGAGACGAGCCTGCGGTTTATCTCGGCGGCGCGTCCCGGGTCGGTGGTGAGCCTCAGCAGGCCGCCCGAGACCTCGACTTCTTCGACGCCCACGAGCCCCTCCGCTATCTTCGCGGCGTCCTCCAGCGGCGCGGCGCGCACGAGCAGGCCTGCTTTACTGCGCAGCTCGGCGACGGTGCCCTCGGCGACGAGGTGGCCCTTGCGGATCACGCCGACCCGGTCGCAGATCTGCTCGACCTCCCCGAGGAGGTGGCTGGAGAGCAGCACGGTCCTCTCGCCGCGACCGAGCCTCCTTATCAGATCGCGCATGTCCGCCATCCCCTTCGGGTCCAGCCCGTTGGTAGGCTCGTCGAGGATGAGGAGCTCCGGGTCCTTCAGGAGCGCCGCGGCCACCCCGAGCCGCTGCTTCATCCCGAGCGAATATTTCTTGAACCTGTCTTTGGCCCTCCCCGAGAGCTCGACCGTCTCAAGCATCTCGTCCACCCGTGAGGGCGGCGCACCACAGTAGCGGGCGATCACCCTGAGGTTGTCCCTGCCTGAAAGGTAGGGGTAGAAGGCGGGGGACTCCACCAGCGCGCCCACCCTCTTCAGGCCCTCAGGAGCCCCCGGCTCCCCGCCGAGCACGCTCGCCGAACCGGAAGTCGGGCGGACCAGGCCCAACAGCATCCTGAGGGTGGTGGTCTTGCCGGCGCCGTTGGGGCCGAGGAAGCCGTAGACCTCGCCCCGGCGCACCGTGAGGTCGAGGCCGTCCACGGCATTTATCCGGCCGTAGCGCTTGGTCAGATTTCGGGTCTCGACTATCGCATCAGCGTGCATGCAGGATCATCCTTCCAAGAACATCACCACAGTCGATATTAAGAGGAGAGCGAAGCCGCCGGCGGCTATGAACCTCAACGTCTTCGAGTCCCGAAGTGGTCTGGCGACAAAGGCCGCGCAAGGTCCGCCAAAGAGAAACAGCAGCACGAGCCTGGGCTCGAAGAACGAGACGACGAGAGCGGAGATCGCGCTGGCGGGTATGGCCAGTACCAGCAGCTTCTCCGATGTGTCCAGATCTCTGTCTCTCCCCTCTCGCATCAAGTTCTCCTCCTCAGAACGCTTCCATAAGCACGGGCGTCCGTACGCCTCAACGGGCGCAGCGCAGATTATCAGCAGAGCCGCGAGCGCCAGGCCGACCAGGCAGTCTCCGAACGGGTTCTCCACTGACTTGCCTTTTATCGTCGCCAGACACCAGTGCAAAC
The Rubrobacter xylanophilus genome window above contains:
- a CDS encoding ABC transporter ATP-binding protein gives rise to the protein MHADAIVETRNLTKRYGRINAVDGLDLTVRRGEVYGFLGPNGAGKTTTLRMLLGLVRPTSGSASVLGGEPGAPEGLKRVGALVESPAFYPYLSGRDNLRVIARYCGAPPSRVDEMLETVELSGRAKDRFKKYSLGMKQRLGVAAALLKDPELLILDEPTNGLDPKGMADMRDLIRRLGRGERTVLLSSHLLGEVEQICDRVGVIRKGHLVAEGTVAELRSKAGLLVRAAPLEDAAKIAEGLVGVEEVEVSGGLLRLTTDPGRAAEINRRLVSAGLDVSELRPAEQSLEEVFLELTAEEVV
- a CDS encoding IS701 family transposase codes for the protein MPQTVDRKTLRSWSGGLDAVSERIAPRFARSELRERARSYLLGLLSGAERKNSWQLAEVAGDATPYGFQHLLGRANWDADLVRDDLREYVLEHLGDDEGVLIVDETGFIKKGEMSVGVKRQYTGTAGKTENCQVGVFLCYASRRGQAFIDRELYLPEEWAEDKQRRKRAGVPEEVGMRTKPELAKEMLERALGAGVEAGWVVADSVYGDSRRLGMFLEEREQPYVLALSGKAHVWAGFYQHRLSTVLESLQQGDPGLEEAGGGWKRLSAGDGSKGPRLYDWLRLPLNPPMQEGFERWLLVRRSIEDPEEPSAYTVFAPKGTPLEKLAKVAGMRWRVEIGFEEAKGEVGLSHYEVRSWHGWYRHITLTLFAHAFLAVIRAKGIDIESSQEKGAPKPEGTDSLLAFKRKRGLS
- a CDS encoding ABC transporter permease subunit, whose translation is MLASFAAELLKLRKRPATWILWTIFGLSIVLLGYLLTYLLLTALDGGASSQGPRQDAPVAAKGAVAELYPRNVLATTLRSFGGIGAGVALIFGALSVSGEYGWDTLKIVLTQRPGRLSVLAGKVTAVGVVVLVSAAAGLVLGALCSYSVSLAEGAPVSWPSAGRWLEALGAGWLILATNAYMGLFLAVLLRSGALSVGIGLVYLLVVEGLLTGLAAFNDRLETFVGALPGRNSTDLAAAFGQGALAPQSGPLPAELVEPQQAALVLAAYSLSCITLGAHLRPTGSDILKLL
- a CDS encoding (2,3-dihydroxybenzoyl)adenylate synthase; protein product: MRGRRLVLGYDGGCGACSALAQRIEEAVGERLEVRSLHDPQVEHWREQALGKDAPWAPTLIEVSGDKARAWTGVWMGAALARRLGPTATWRVMQALGEAGTSSTGVASMEEASGISRGRFLKAMGGLAVVFPLLSLRGVASTAQAQLITTGTLAQRQRIAKIVHNSYQYKNILSDLNKPIDFASARFGILEETGMASVAARTRDSVGLAAIALFFVDLRTGRVQYCRYATMSPRNSDKTVIDSNYVEIVAYEKGQVVGKVSLVGESVVKSNGKKMSVDQYLEESAQQSSGASYRSGSEASLASTCRRGYRRCVRDRFNFCFYSVNGLCFIARYFGIAGIIACWLYPDKRSGCQAIARVSCYRDYC
- a CDS encoding stage II sporulation protein M, producing MFYPGACLAGRFLRRNAILFALCLSCYLAGALAGGVMAVNGFSGGETIGADQFGAPGDPLGIASNNLVAVALVALGPVTFGVLAALLLFGNGMVAGIAVGAKLNEGWSPVEITAGVLPHGLLEIPGLLFAGVVGFKGLHWCLATIKGKSVENPFGDCLVGLALAALLIICAAPVEAYGRPCLWKRSEEENLMREGRDRDLDTSEKLLVLAIPASAISALVVSFFEPRLVLLFLFGGPCAAFVARPLRDSKTLRFIAAGGFALLLISTVVMFLEG